From the genome of Candidatus Defluviilinea proxima:
GGTTTGGCGCAAAGCCTGTGACAGGGATGAGGAAGGCGCCTGCAACAACAGGTGGTCGTGGGTTACTAGTAGTACCACCACCTCCCCCTCCACCGCCGCTACCCAAACGTGTCAGCGTGAACGTGTCACTATCATCATACACATTGATCAGGTCTTGTGGGTCAGCTGGATCGTAATATCTTTCTGTAGCAAATATATTGGCAGGATTAGAGAAGGATGTCGGTGTAGTTTGGTCACCGGGCATGCTTGACCATTCGACGTTAGCAATATTAGTCACACTTCCATTCGCAGGGATGGACGCATTGCCAATCACACGGAAACGAACCTGGCCGTTGCCACCATTACGTGTAAAGACATCCCATCTGGCACGGATGGTCGGTTGTGCTGGATTGGAATTATCAAATGTACATTCAACTGGGTCTTGTGCGCCGATTGTACAATCAATTGAACCGGCGATGTAGTCCAAGCCGGTTGGCAGAATATCTGTAACAACCACGTCAAAGGCATCCGTTGAGCTATTCGTCGTATGCGAGATGGTAAGGGTAAACGTGGCTTCTGAACCATTAGCAATGAAATTGACGTTCGCAGTTTTCTCGATTTGAAGGTCCGGTTCAACGATAGTCACATTGACCTGCGCCGGAGTAGTACTACCACCAGTCCAACTAAACGCAGCAGAATTGTTCAATGTCGTACCGTCTTCATTTGTGCCAACATTGAGAACAATGGCACGGTAAGTTACTGTCAGCGTCGCATCGGACTGTCCGTTATTTGACAATGTACCAAAATTGAATGTAACAATGCGATCGACATCCACAGGCTGGCCCGTATTATCCGCTGTCGGGTTGGCACAGATTTGGGTGAAAGAACCAACCACATCGGTCGTCAGACCCGTAGAGTCGATAGAGTCACATCCTACAAAGGCAAGTCCACGCTCCATTGTGTCCACAAGTTGGAAGTTGGTAAAGCTGCCTCGAGGAACAACGACACTCACCTGATACGTGACAATTTCACCAATGGCAACATTTGTTCCGGTGGTTGCATCCAAATTAGTGTCAGTAATGGTCTTGTTTGCACTACTTGCGTTCTGCTGTTGGAATACACCTGCATCCCAAGTCAGGTCATTCTCACCAGCAATCAGCGTCGTCGTAGCGGTTACGCCAGTTGTGGTATTGGCATCGCTATCTGCTGTATCGTCGCCGCCTTGATTCTGCGGGCTGAATAAATATCCTGTAGGGGCCACAAACTCCACGTAATAATCGCCAGGAATGAGATTACTGAACAGATATTGACCGCCGTTCGTCGTGGTTGTAGTTGCAATCACGGTTCCATCACTGGCATGGAGTCGGACAGTCACGCCATTGATACCAGCTTCGCCGCTATCTTGAATACCATCGGCATCGAGGTCGTTCCATACGAAGTTACCTAATGAAGCTAATGGTTGATGTACACCTGCATCCCAAGTCAGATCGTTCTCACCGGATGTCAATGTGGTTGTAGCAGTTACACCTGTTGTGGTGTTTGCATCGCTGTCAGCCGCATCGTCTCCACCTTGATTCTGTGAGCTAAGCACATAGCCAGTCGGAGGGATAAATTCCACATAGTAATCACCCGGGGTAAGGTTATCAAACAGATACAAGCCACCACCTGATGTTGTGGTTGTTGCAACAAGTGTCCCTGTGCTTGAATATAGGTTCACCGTCACGCCATCGATACCTGTCTCGCTACCATCTTGAATGCCATCGGCATCCAGATCGTTCCATACACGGTCGCCCAACGAGGCTGGTTGATATACACCCGCATCCCAAGTTAGGTCATTCTCGCCAGCAACTAAAGTGGTTGTTGCTGTAATACCGGTTGTGGTGTTGGCATCACTGTCTGTTGCATCATTTCCGCCTTGATCCTGCGGGCTAAGCACATAACCAGTCGGAGGGATAAACTCCACATAGTAGTCACCCGGAGTGAGATTATCGAATAGATATAAACCGCCACCTGATGTTGTGGTTGTTGCGACAAGTGCCCCTGTGCTTGAATATAGGTTAACCGTTACGCCATCAATACCAGTCTCGCTACCATCTTGAATGCCATCGGCATCCAGATCGTTCCAAACGCGGTCACCCAACGATGCTAGTGGTTGTTGGAATACACCGGCATCCCAAGTCAGGTCGTTCTCACCAGCAACCAAAGTAGTTGTCGCTGTAATACCGGTTGTAGTATTGGCGTCGCTATCTGCCGCATCATTACCACCTTGATCCTGCGGGCTAAGTACATAACCTGTCGGAGGGATAAACTCCACATAGTAGTCACCGGGAGTGAGATTATCGAACAAATACAACCCACCACCTGATGTTGTAGTTGTTGCAACAAGTGTCCCTGTGCTTGAATATAGGTTCACCGTCACGCCATCGATGCCAGTCTCGCTACCATCTTGAATGCCATCGGCATCCAGATCGTTCCAAACACGGTCACCCAACGAGGCTGGTTGATATACACCAGCATCCCAAGTTAGGTCATTCTCGCCAGCAACTAAAGTGGTTGTTGCTGTAATACCGGTTGTGGTGTTGGCATCACTGTCTGTTGCATCATTTCCGCCTTGATCCTGCGGGCTAAGCACATAACCAGTCGGAGGGATAAACTCAACATAGTAGTCACCCGGAGTGAGATTATCGAATAGATATAAACCGCCACCTGATGTTGTGGTCGTTGCGATCAGTGTCCCGGTGCTCGAATATAGGTTTACTGTCACACCATCAATACCAGTCTCGCTACCATCTTGAATACCATCGGCATTCAGATCATTCCAGACAAGATCGCCCAACGAGGCAGTAGCTGCAGACAACACAACTAATGTATCAGTAGCAGGTGAGTTATTGGTTGCTCCTTCACTAGTGCTCAAGCTTCCTGTAGGAATAATGTTTTGATAAGAGCCGGGTACATTGCTTGTTACAGCCACAACAATCGTACAAGAAGAGCTGGCGTCTACAGATCCGCCTGTAAGTTGGATATTCTGGCTACCTGTTACAGCAGTTAATGTTCCGCCACAATTATTTACAGGTGCCGGAGCTGATGCCCCGGCAATCATTAGGCCTGTTGGCAATAATCCAGGAAGAGTATCGCTCAATCCCATACCAGTGAGAGGAATGTTCCCTGTGTTTGTAATAGTAATCGTCAAAAGCGAATACTCGCCCGTATTGATCGGGTTGGGAGAAAATGACTTACTAACGCTTGCACCAGGCAAGTTGGTAAGGGAAGCCTCAGCGGGCTGTGGATTCCTTGCGCCATTGGTGGTTGTCACAGCATTTGCGAGAATCGTGTTTGTGAGATTGCCATTCACCGTCATGGTGATACTAAGGGTCAGAGTACAACTTTCAAATGGCGCCAGACTGCCGCCGCTGAAGCTAAAAAATCCATCGTCAGGTGTGGCAGAAATTGCACCACCGCATGTCCCTACAGAGGGATTAACAGGGTTAGCAACGATCATTCCTGCTGGCATGTTATCGGTAAATGCGATTCCAACCAGGTCTGCATTGTTTGGGTTGACAAGTTGAACACTCATCGTTGAAGCAGAACCGCCGAATACAGTCAAGGGATTGAAGCCTTTCACCACACCAATGGAAAGATCGGTGATCGTAAAAGGCGCCACAGCATCAGCGACTGGATTGATTACTGTACTAGTCCCTTGAATTGTTCCACTAACATTTACAACCGGGATGGTATTGAAACCAGAACCGGCCCCTCTACCCTGCACATTAACCGTGATCGTACATAACCCGGGGATCGCTCCAACTTGCGCTGGAATTGTCCCGCCCGCCATACTAATCGATTGAGCACCCGGCACCGCCGTGATAACTCCGCTTCCACATGTAGTTGTCGCGTTTGGCACAGGTGCAACCACTACACCGTTTACAGCATCCCCAGGGAATGTATCAAGCAATGAAACATTGATCAGTGGGCTACTATTTGTATTCGTCAAAGAAATAGTCAATAAAGAAATACCATTAGGCCCTACCACATCGGGCGTAAACTCTTTAGTGACAGAAAAATCACTCGTTGCTTGAACAGTCAGATCTGTGGTAATCGGCCCTGGAAGGGTTTGTCCCTCATTATTACTTACATTGGCAGGGTTAATAGTATTTGTATAAACGCCCGCTACTGTGCTTGTTACATACACGTTAATCTGGCAGGTTGCCCCGGCAAGAATGGCCCCATTAGTTAAAGAGACGCTGGAAGAACCAGTAACAGCCGTAAGCACAGCAGATGGGCCGCAACTTGCAGAAAGAGAAGATGGGCTTGAATTACTGATCGTCACATTTGCAGGAAGATTATCGACAATAGAGAAGTTCGTCAGGTTTGAATCTGCAGGTGCTGTAACAGTAATAGTTAACAGCGAATTTTCACCAGGTTGAATCGTATCAGGGGTAAAAGTTTTCTGAGCGCCAACGCCAGCACCCGTTGAGTAAATGGTAACCGGTGCGGTCGCCGGAAGTATATTTGTAATCCCTTGGGTTGTTGTCATTGCACCTGCAGGAATCGTATTTAAGAAAGATTCCGCTGTTGCGTTTGCAGGCGCTGTGACTTGAACGGTGATAGTACATGTACCCGGAGTAGTTGTCGTCCCAGCTGGGACTGTTCCTCCAGTCAAAGTGACTGTGCGCGGCAAGGTGGTGGATGCTGTCCCACCACAGGTTGTATTAGCAGAACCAGGCACAACTGTTAGGACAGTTCCCGGTAATACATCGGACAGATTTACACCAGTAAGAGGCGTGGATGTCGGATTTTGAACTGTAATCGTCAGAGTAG
Proteins encoded in this window:
- a CDS encoding sortase, with amino-acid sequence MKRNSIIPNVKSYLRGVLLFVLAFSMVLFPQGVQAQTLSFSAEINKEFSPISITSGGISRLSVTIFNPNLFPMSNAAWADNLVGVQPGISIANPVNLTNTCNGTVIAPANGTSLSLSGGSVPAQVGSTPGSCTVSIDVTSTTPGNLINTIPANGLSGTGGDGTITNTTPASATLRVGTVQSPLIQKLFTPNTMWVGETSQLTLAIYNADPNVALTQTTVTDNLPANVVLANPVSATTNSCGASATLTAISGSGSFTLNNAVVAPGSVCLITVNVTSTTPGAYVNAIPVGAVQTDQGVTNQGPALAPLNIQGVGLAKSFSPENFEAGSTTTLTITVQNPTSTPLTGVNLSDVLPGTVLTVVPGSANTTCGGTASTTLPRTVTLTGGTVPAGTTTTPGTCTITVQVTAPANATAESFLNTIPAGAMTTTQGITNILPATAPVTIYSTGAGVGAQKTFTPDTIQPGENSLLTITVTAPADSNLTNFSIVDNLPANVTISNSSPSSLSASCGPSAVLTAVTGSSSVSLTNGAILAGATCQINVYVTSTVAGVYTNTINPANVSNNEGQTLPGPITTDLTVQATSDFSVTKEFTPDVVGPNGISLLTISLTNTNSSPLINVSLLDTFPGDAVNGVVVAPVPNATTTCGSGVITAVPGAQSISMAGGTIPAQVGAIPGLCTITVNVQGRGAGSGFNTIPVVNVSGTIQGTSTVINPVADAVAPFTITDLSIGVVKGFNPLTVFGGSASTMSVQLVNPNNADLVGIAFTDNMPAGMIVANPVNPSVGTCGGAISATPDDGFFSFSGGSLAPFESCTLTLSITMTVNGNLTNTILANAVTTTNGARNPQPAEASLTNLPGASVSKSFSPNPINTGEYSLLTITITNTGNIPLTGMGLSDTLPGLLPTGLMIAGASAPAPVNNCGGTLTAVTGSQNIQLTGGSVDASSSCTIVVAVTSNVPGSYQNIIPTGSLSTSEGATNNSPATDTLVVLSAATASLGDLVWNDLNADGIQDGSETGIDGVTVNLYSSTGTLIATTTTSGGGLYLFDNLTPGDYYVEFIPPTGYVLSPQDQGGNDATDSDANTTTGITATTTLVAGENDLTWDAGVYQPASLGDRVWNDLDADGIQDGSETGIDGVTVNLYSSTGTLVATTTTSGGGLYLFDNLTPGDYYVEFIPPTGYVLSPQDQGGNDAADSDANTTTGITATTTLVAGENDLTWDAGVFQQPLASLGDRVWNDLDADGIQDGSETGIDGVTVNLYSSTGALVATTTTSGGGLYLFDNLTPGDYYVEFIPPTGYVLSPQDQGGNDATDSDANTTTGITATTTLVAGENDLTWDAGVYQPASLGDRVWNDLDADGIQDGSETGIDGVTVNLYSSTGTLVATTTTSGGGLYLFDNLTPGDYYVEFIPPTGYVLSSQNQGGDDAADSDANTTTGVTATTTLTSGENDLTWDAGVHQPLASLGNFVWNDLDADGIQDSGEAGINGVTVRLHASDGTVIATTTTTNGGQYLFSNLIPGDYYVEFVAPTGYLFSPQNQGGDDTADSDANTTTGVTATTTLIAGENDLTWDAGVFQQQNASSANKTITDTNLDATTGTNVAIGEIVTYQVSVVVPRGSFTNFQLVDTMERGLAFVGCDSIDSTGLTTDVVGSFTQICANPTADNTGQPVDVDRIVTFNFGTLSNNGQSDATLTVTYRAIVLNVGTNEDGTTLNNSAAFSWTGGSTTPAQVNVTIVEPDLQIEKTANVNFIANGSEATFTLTISHTTNSSTDAFDVVVTDILPTGLDYIAGSIDCTIGAQDPVECTFDNSNPAQPTIRARWDVFTRNGGNGQVRFRVIGNASIPANGSVTNIANVEWSSMPGDQTTPTSFSNPANIFATERYYDPADPQDLINVYDDSDTFTLTRLGSGGGGGGGGTTSNPRPPVVAGAFLIPVTGFAPNQVTVLDRASQQAYSPTGLTIEIPVINVKAGISGVALKDGNWDVSWLQDQAGWLEGTAYPTWEGNSVLTAHSVNKDGKAGVFSRLKSVKSGEYIFVYNNGYRYTYKVVSNTAVKPNDISVLAHEEKPYLTLVTCDNYDEKSGTYLNRIVVRALLVDVSRIK